The stretch of DNA GGCTCGGGGCTTAACAGCATCGTCTACGGAACCTTGCCGCTCGCGCTCTTCGGAAGCGATGGCTACGGCCGGCGGCAAGGACAAATCATGTCGGTTCGTCTCGTCGTCTCCTCGATGGCGCCGTTCGCGCTTGCCTTCCTGATGGGCTATCTCGGCGTATCATGGTCACTATCGATCGCTGCATTGCTCAGCACCGTCGCCGTTGCCGCATTCTTCGCCATCACGCGGCTGACGCGCCCGGTTGTTGCCCGGCCGGAACCTGTTCCCAATCCCGGAGAAGCTTGAGCGCATTAGTCGGGACAGGCGCTACTTGACGACGGCCGAGCCCTTGACGATGTCGATCGTCTCGCCGCCGTCGAGCCCGATGCGGTCGCCGTCGGGCGTCGTCATGAAGCAGCCGGAAGCACAGAGGTTTTCCGAAGCGCCGGCATCGACCACAACCTCGACGCGCTGGCCGCTCTCGGTGATGACGAGCACGACGGCGGCTGGATCGGTGTTGGTGATGGATGCCGCTTCAGCCGCGGGTGTGGCAAGCAGCGGGACAAGCAGAACGGCGGCAAATCTTGCCATCATGTGCGGCGGCGCTGGCGCGCCCTCCCCTCGAACGATCGGTGCTGCCCCCGGCAGCGATCCCGATAGTGGAGATCATGCACATATAGCTGTGAATGATGGCTGAATGACCCGTTCAGCCTTTCCGATTGCCGTCTGCCGTCTTGCTGCGCAATTGCCGCACCGGCTGCTCTTCCTCCTCCATGGGCGTGTCGGCCGAGTTTTCCTGCTCGTTGGGTTGATCCCTGCCCGCATCGGCAAGCGCGGGACGAGCCTCTCGATGGATGGTAAGATCGGACTGTGGCAGCGGGATCTCGATGCCCTCGGCCTTGAAGCGCTTAAGGATCTCGATCCTGAGATTGTTGCGCACCGCCATGCCGTCACCCATATCGGCGAGGAAGAAACGCAGCTCGAAATCCAGCGAATAGGGCCCAAAGCGCAGGAATTCGACATGCGGCTCCGGATTGCGCATGACGAGCGGTATCTTGGCCGTCAGTTCCAGCAGGATGTCCATCACCTGCTGCGGATCGGCGTTGTAGGCGACGGAAACCGGAATTTCCGAGCGACCGATCTTGTTGCGGTGTGTCCAGTTACCGACGAGGCCGTTGATCAACTCCGAATTCGGCACGATGATCGACTGCTTGCGGAAGGTCTCGATCTCCGTGGCGCGCACCGAAATGCGTTTGACGATGCCTTCGGCCGTGCCGGAAACGACATGGTCGCCGACCTTGAACGGCCGTTCGACGAGCAGGATCAGGCCGGAGACGAAGTTGGAGACGATGTTCTGCAGGCCGAAACCGATACCGACCGAAAGTGCGGAGGCGACGAGCGCGAAGCTCGACAGATCGATGCCGGCCGCCGAAACGCCGATGATCGCCGCGATGCCGACGCCGAGATAGCCGATGCCCGTCTTGACCGAATTGCGCACGCCGAGATCGACATGGCTTCTCGCCATCACATTACCGTCGAGCCAGCGCTGCAGCCAGCGCGTCAGCAGGTAGACGCCGGCAAACAAGAGAATGCCGGTGCAGATGCCGAGCAGCGAGATGCTGATACCGCCGAGCCTGACCTCGGTGAATAGCCTATAGGCAAGAATCTGCAGGTCCTGCACATGGAAGCCCCACATCAGCAGGATCAGCGGGATGCCGACGAGAAGCGCCACCGCATAGATGGCAAGGCCGACAAGCAGGCCGGCCTGGTCGATCGCCACCGGCCCGAGCTTGAAGCGGCGCGTCAGGAAGCTTGCGAAGAAGGTGTCGCCGAAGCTTTCCTGCCTTGATATCGCCTTGCCGGAAAGCAGGCCGACATACATAGTGACGACGACCGCGCCGGTGATGATGAGCTGCGTGGCGACGAAGCGCGCGAGCCCGACATAACCGGTCAGCGCGGTGAGGATGAGGCCGGCGCCGACTACCCGCAGGATGATCGCCATGCCGCGCGGCCAATGCCTTCCCGGCGCATCGGGATCGCCGTTCCTGGCCAGCATCGGCTTGCCGAAGGAGACCGCGATCAGGATCAGACCGATGATCAGCGCGGCGATCAGGCTTCTGACCACGGTCAGCACCAGCGGCGAGCCCATCGCCTCGCCGATCGTGCCAAACAGATAATCAAGCGCGTTGACGATCGCCATCGCCAGCAGGCAGTAGCCGATCGAGCGCGCGCCGAGATTGGAAAGCCGAACGAGGCGCCAGCGCGGTTCGTGCGGTGCGAAGATGGCATTGACGAAGCGGCCGACGAAATAGACGAGCCCGATCGCCCCGAACAGCGCGCCGATGACAGGTGCGATGTCGGGCCTCAGCACATTGAACCCGTTAAGGAAAAAGAACGAGGTGACGAGCAGCACCGAGAGCGCCAGGGTGCGGATCAACGTCGACCAGAAGGCGATCGACAGCCGGCCGATATAGGACGGGTTCTCGACAGCCTCGTCGCGCTGCAGGTAGGAGCCGAACAGCCGGTAGCTGCCGGAGAGCAGGATCAGCGCCGCGGCAAGCGACAGGAAGATCGCGGCAAACATCGGGAAACGCTTGAATTTCCAGACGAAGGTGGCCCAGCTCGACAGCGCCTGCGAGAATTCGCTGGCCTCGTGCACAAAGGCGCTGCCGGCATCGTCGAGCACCGAGACCGAAATCTCGGTGCGCCTGAGCAGCGTATCGGCAAACAGCCGCCGCCGCATCTCGGTGATCTCGTTGACGAGCTTCGTCACCGTGATCGAGAGGTTTTCGGCATCGCCCGTCAGCGCGTTGATCTGCGCGCGTTCGGCGGCGAGCGCGTTGCGCTCCTGGGTGACGACCTCGGCTTCCGGCGGCTGTCCGTCCTTCGGCGGATCGCCGATCTCGGCAAGCCGGTTCTTGATCTGGTCGAAACGCGGCCTAAGATTGACCGATATGGTGATGACGGCGCGGCTGAGCTCGTCGGCCTTGGTCGCAAGCCCGACCAGGGCATCGTCGTTGTCGGCATTCTGCTTGACGCCGTCCTGAAGCGCCGTCAGTTGGACCTTCGCCTTGTCGATCTCCTTTGTCGCCTGGTCGAACGGCGTATCGGCGAGCGGCGCCTGCACGGCCGCCGGTGCCTGCGGCTCCTGTGCGAAAGCCGCAACACCCTTGAAATGCGCGCCCGCGACCGCCAGCGTCAGCAGAAGAATGGTGCGAAGCAGGATCGGTCTCAGCCGCAAAAGCGCCTCCGGGAAAGGTTGTCGTCGGAATAGAATGCCAGCTTGTCTTAGTAAAGAAAGGCGACAGAAAGGCGGAAGCTCCCTGGAAACCCTTAGAAACCGGCATCGGGCCGGGTGAGATAGTCGCATTCCTCAGCCGTGGACTCCCGCCCGAGCATGACATTGCGGTGCGGAAAACGGCCGTAGGTGGCGATCACGTCGCGGTGGCGGATCGCATAATCGAGATATTCGGCATCGCCGAGCGCGCCGAACAGTTCCACCGATCGCTCCTGCTCGCCAAGGTCCTCGGCATGTTCGAACGGCATGTAGAAAAAGGTCCGGCATGCGGGTTCGACCGCCTGATCGGCGCCCGACGCAAGCGCGACTTTGGCTTCCCGAAGCGCCAGCCCATCGGTCGCAACGGCAAGCGCCGTGCCGCGATAGATGTTGCGGGGAAACTGGTCGAGCACGATGACAGCCGCCAGCCGGCTCTCCGCATCCGCCCGCCATTCGGCGTCAACACCCGCGGCAAGGGCCTGATGGGTATCGCGAAAAACCGTGCTGATCTCCGCGTCGAGGTCAGGCGTCGCGCGGAACCACAGCTCCCGGCCGCATCTGACGAACCAGAAATCATAGACTTCCTTCGGTGTGCGAATCGTCGTCATGTCTCCTCCCCTAGCGTCATGTTCCTTGCTGTGATGTCGGTAAACTATTGTAGAGATGGGACAAACGGCCTGTTGTATAGCGGCGAACGAGAGAAACATCGTCGAGTCCAGCGTCAAACGCTACTTCACCTCGTGCAACGAAAACACCAGCGTCGCCTTGGTTCCGTCGTGGCCGGGGTCATAGGCGAAATCCGATTTCAAGCTGGCGGCCATCGCCGTCAAAATGCGTGTACCAAGGCCGGTTCCCCTGGCCGGGCTCGATGGGTCGAAACCGGCGCCGTCATCCTCGACGATGACACGCAATGCCTCGTCCGTCTGGTCGACGATGACGCGGATCT from Rhizobium leguminosarum bv. trifolii WSM1325 encodes:
- a CDS encoding protein of unknown function DUF924 (PFAM: protein of unknown function DUF924~KEGG: ret:RHE_CH02538 hypothetical protein) produces the protein MTTIRTPKEVYDFWFVRCGRELWFRATPDLDAEISTVFRDTHQALAAGVDAEWRADAESRLAAVIVLDQFPRNIYRGTALAVATDGLALREAKVALASGADQAVEPACRTFFYMPFEHAEDLGEQERSVELFGALGDAEYLDYAIRHRDVIATYGRFPHRNVMLGRESTAEECDYLTRPDAGF
- a CDS encoding MscS Mechanosensitive ion channel (PFAM: MscS Mechanosensitive ion channel~KEGG: rec:RHECIAT_CH0002625 probable mechanosensitive channel protein) is translated as MRLRPILLRTILLLTLAVAGAHFKGVAAFAQEPQAPAAVQAPLADTPFDQATKEIDKAKVQLTALQDGVKQNADNDDALVGLATKADELSRAVITISVNLRPRFDQIKNRLAEIGDPPKDGQPPEAEVVTQERNALAAERAQINALTGDAENLSITVTKLVNEITEMRRRLFADTLLRRTEISVSVLDDAGSAFVHEASEFSQALSSWATFVWKFKRFPMFAAIFLSLAAALILLSGSYRLFGSYLQRDEAVENPSYIGRLSIAFWSTLIRTLALSVLLVTSFFFLNGFNVLRPDIAPVIGALFGAIGLVYFVGRFVNAIFAPHEPRWRLVRLSNLGARSIGYCLLAMAIVNALDYLFGTIGEAMGSPLVLTVVRSLIAALIIGLILIAVSFGKPMLARNGDPDAPGRHWPRGMAIILRVVGAGLILTALTGYVGLARFVATQLIITGAVVVTMYVGLLSGKAISRQESFGDTFFASFLTRRFKLGPVAIDQAGLLVGLAIYAVALLVGIPLILLMWGFHVQDLQILAYRLFTEVRLGGISISLLGICTGILLFAGVYLLTRWLQRWLDGNVMARSHVDLGVRNSVKTGIGYLGVGIAAIIGVSAAGIDLSSFALVASALSVGIGFGLQNIVSNFVSGLILLVERPFKVGDHVVSGTAEGIVKRISVRATEIETFRKQSIIVPNSELINGLVGNWTHRNKIGRSEIPVSVAYNADPQQVMDILLELTAKIPLVMRNPEPHVEFLRFGPYSLDFELRFFLADMGDGMAVRNNLRIEILKRFKAEGIEIPLPQSDLTIHREARPALADAGRDQPNEQENSADTPMEEEEQPVRQLRSKTADGNRKG
- a CDS encoding conserved hypothetical protein (KEGG: rec:RHECIAT_CH0002624 hypothetical protein), which encodes MMARFAAVLLVPLLATPAAEAASITNTDPAAVVLVITESGQRVEVVVDAGASENLCASGCFMTTPDGDRIGLDGGETIDIVKGSAVVK